One window of Trichoderma breve strain T069 chromosome 3, whole genome shotgun sequence genomic DNA carries:
- a CDS encoding c2H2 type zinc-finger (2 copies) domain-containing protein, whose translation MEDKSPSLCRLCNIALASPNDWRQHAKSDWHVYNLRVRVAEPGTVVPRPSSSSSSKASSALNPPKAVDVVSKNYLDDDPDSVDTELSVEPEFNPGQCLFCGTENDTFEDNLAHMSKEHSFAIPHGADLTVKPVTLIGYLHLVIYGYRECILCATNRSSVEGIQHHMMAKGHCRFNVTSDTADFYNIPTLEYHADEELLRLPSGKLLGHRTRTSGSAASTVAHQTGERRIEAATSQLMIPTQPSDLVPGQDNNTGAPSNTQLSRLTRGDQQSLAHLLDHEVRSVLATSARHIDQLRREEKDAQLKLETAGNTTLTGHFRMDTSKRFRGPWG comes from the exons ATGGAGGACAAATCCCCATCCTTATGCCGGCTATGTAATATCGCGCTAGCCAGCCCAAATGATTGGCGACAGCATGCAAAGAGCGATTGGCA TGTCTACAATCTTCGCGTGCGAGTTGCAGAACCCGGAACAGTCGTACCacggccatcttcatcatccagctcAAAGGCATCTTCAGCATTAAACCCCCCAAAAGCCGTAGATGTAGTGAGCAAAAACTATTTGGATGATGATCCCGACAGCGTTGATACAGAGCTTTCTGTAGAGCCGGAGTTTAACCCCGGACAGTGTCTCTTCTGTGGCACGGAGAATGACACCTTCGAGGACAATCTCGCGCATATGTCAAAGGAACACAGTTTTGCTATACCTCATGGAGCCGATTTGACAGTCAAACCTGTTACGCTTATCGGATACTTGCACCTTGTTATTTACGGATATCGCGAGTGCATCCTATGCGCCACGAACCGTAGTTCTGTTGAAGGGATTCAGCACCATATGATGGCCAAAGGGCATTGCCGCTTTAACGTCACTTCAGATACTGCAGATTTTTACAATATTCCTACCCTAGAATATCATGCCGATGAAGAATTATTGCGACTACCATCAGGCAAACTCCTCGGTCACCGTACGAGAACATCTGGATCAGCCGCGTCGACAGTAGCCCACCAGACAGGGGAGCGACGCATAGAAGCTGCAACCTCACAGCTAATGATACCAACACAACCATCAGATCTTGTTCCAGGACAAGATAATAATACTGGAGCACCATCTAATACTCAATTGTCACGGCTTACACGCGGCGACCAGCAAAGTCTGGCACATCTATTAGACCATGAAGTCCGGTCTGTGCTTGCAACTAGCGCTCGGCATATCGATCAACTGAGGcgggaagaaaaagatgcaCAGCTCAAGTTGGAAACAGCAGGGAATACTACGTTAACCGGGCATTTCAGAATGGATACATCTAAGCGGTTCCGAGGTCCTTGGGGGTAG